The proteins below come from a single Rhodanobacter sp. LX-99 genomic window:
- a CDS encoding NRDE family protein codes for MCLIAFAWNTHPRWRLLLAGNRDEFHARPSAALARWDDAPIVGGRDLEAGGTWLGVADGGRCCVVTNVRDPRDPQLGTSRGLLATDYLRGDVDAATHARQLLRTAADYRPFNLLTFDVREAFYLGNRPEPRAQAVIPGVHGLSNADFNTPWPKTRALMQRLQQWIDAGGDADFAPLFEALADERQAPEAQLPDTGVGLERERWLSSAFIRGEQYGTRASTVVAIGHDGHGVIAERRFGPNGRFHGETMLRFGELALQR; via the coding sequence ATGTGCCTGATCGCGTTTGCCTGGAACACACATCCGCGCTGGCGCCTGCTGCTGGCCGGCAATCGTGATGAATTCCATGCGCGGCCCAGTGCGGCGCTGGCGCGCTGGGACGACGCGCCGATCGTCGGCGGGCGCGACCTCGAGGCCGGCGGCACCTGGCTGGGCGTTGCCGACGGCGGGCGCTGCTGCGTGGTGACCAACGTGCGCGACCCGCGCGATCCGCAGCTCGGCACCTCGCGCGGCCTGCTCGCCACCGACTATCTTCGTGGCGATGTCGATGCCGCCACGCACGCGCGGCAACTGCTGCGCACGGCCGCCGACTATCGCCCGTTCAACCTGCTTACCTTCGATGTGCGCGAGGCGTTCTATTTGGGCAACCGACCCGAACCCCGCGCGCAGGCGGTGATCCCCGGCGTACACGGCCTGTCGAACGCCGACTTCAACACGCCGTGGCCGAAGACCCGCGCGCTGATGCAGCGGCTGCAGCAGTGGATCGATGCTGGCGGCGACGCGGATTTCGCGCCGCTGTTCGAGGCGCTCGCCGACGAGCGGCAGGCGCCGGAGGCACAGCTGCCGGATACCGGTGTGGGGCTGGAGCGCGAGCGCTGGCTGTCGTCGGCATTCATCCGCGGCGAGCAGTACGGCACCCGCGCCAGCACCGTGGTGGCGATCGGCCACGATGGCCATGGCGTGATCGCAGAGCGGCGCTTCGGGCCGAACGGCCGCTTCCACGGCGAGACGATGCTGCGCTTCGGCGAGCTGGCGCTGCAGCGCTAG
- a CDS encoding glutamate synthase subunit beta, translating into MSDKLFQFLNLPRQPPKAVPVAIRVLGYGEISGDFTPPAAVGQAERCLDCGNPYCEHACPVHNYIPDWLKLVQDGRLFEAATLMHETNPLPEICGRVCPQDRLCEGACTLEQGGFGAVTIGSIERSITDEAFRQGWRPDLSGVVETGRRVAVVGAGPAGLSCADRLRRAGIAVDVFDRQREIGGLLTFGIPPFKLDKTVIHTRREVLEGMGVRFRLNVEIGRDIAFEQLLADYDAVFMGTGAYTFVDGELPGRELDGVHDALPFLVANANRLLDDQPVPPALDLNGKHVVVLGGGDTGMDCNRTSVRLGAASVTCVYRRDEASMPGSRREVGYSREEGVNFLFHRQPLALLGEQSRVRGVRLINTEVGIDTHGRARLQHVEGSETELRADVVIQAFGFRPSPPAWCADHGIERDASGRIRAGGANRLPFQTGHPKIFAGGDNMRGADLVVRAVHDGREAAASIVRMLSELPLAAMACVA; encoded by the coding sequence ATGAGCGACAAGCTGTTCCAGTTCCTCAACCTTCCCCGCCAGCCGCCGAAAGCAGTGCCGGTAGCGATCCGCGTGCTCGGCTACGGCGAGATCAGCGGCGACTTCACGCCGCCTGCGGCCGTGGGCCAGGCCGAGCGCTGCCTCGACTGCGGCAACCCGTATTGCGAGCACGCCTGCCCGGTGCACAACTACATTCCGGACTGGCTGAAGCTGGTGCAGGACGGACGCCTGTTCGAAGCCGCCACGCTGATGCACGAGACCAACCCGCTGCCGGAAATCTGCGGCCGCGTGTGCCCGCAGGATCGCCTGTGCGAAGGCGCCTGCACGCTGGAGCAGGGCGGCTTCGGCGCGGTGACGATCGGCAGCATCGAGCGCTCGATCACCGACGAGGCGTTCCGCCAGGGCTGGCGGCCGGACTTGTCCGGCGTGGTGGAAACCGGCCGCCGCGTGGCGGTGGTCGGCGCCGGCCCGGCCGGCCTGTCGTGTGCGGACCGGCTGCGCCGTGCCGGCATCGCGGTGGACGTGTTCGACCGCCAGCGCGAGATCGGCGGCCTGCTCACCTTCGGCATCCCGCCGTTCAAGCTGGACAAGACGGTGATCCACACCCGCCGCGAGGTACTCGAAGGCATGGGCGTGCGCTTCCGTCTCAACGTGGAGATCGGCCGCGACATCGCGTTCGAGCAACTGCTGGCCGACTACGACGCGGTGTTCATGGGCACCGGCGCCTACACCTTCGTCGACGGCGAACTGCCCGGGCGCGAACTCGACGGCGTGCACGACGCGCTGCCGTTCCTGGTCGCGAACGCGAACCGCCTGCTCGACGACCAGCCGGTGCCGCCCGCGCTCGACCTCAACGGCAAGCATGTCGTCGTACTCGGCGGCGGCGACACCGGCATGGATTGCAACCGCACCTCGGTGCGCCTCGGCGCCGCCTCGGTCACCTGCGTGTACCGGCGCGACGAGGCCAGCATGCCGGGCTCGCGGCGCGAGGTCGGCTACAGCCGCGAGGAAGGCGTGAACTTCCTGTTCCATCGCCAGCCGTTGGCCCTGCTCGGCGAGCAGAGCAGGGTGCGCGGCGTGCGCCTTATCAACACCGAGGTGGGTATCGACACGCATGGCCGCGCGCGGCTGCAGCACGTCGAGGGCAGCGAAACCGAGCTGCGTGCCGACGTGGTGATCCAGGCGTTCGGCTTCCGCCCCAGTCCGCCGGCATGGTGCGCCGACCACGGCATCGAACGGGATGCCAGTGGCCGCATCCGTGCGGGGGGCGCGAACCGGCTGCCGTTCCAGACCGGCCATCCGAAGATCTTCGCCGGCGGCGACAACATGCGCGGAGCCGACCTGGTGGTGCGCGCGGTACACGACGGGCGCGAAGCGGCGGCCTCGATCGTGCGGATGCTCAGCGAACTTCCTCTGGCAGCGATGGCCTGTGTGGCGTAA
- the gltB gene encoding glutamate synthase large subunit — MAARGSATLYDPAFEHDSCGFGLVAQIDGRASATLVDTAFAALAKLSHRGGVNADGISGDGCGVLIHRPADWLRALAAADGIVPGERFAAGLVFLDPAGGEAAVIEFERHLAEAGLALAGWRDVAIDTGACGPLASATCPRVRQVFVNAAAGMDDGAFERALFRARRRAETALAADRQFYVVSLSAQVIGYKAMAAPGRLREVFADLRHPALASDAVVFHQRFSTNTTPQWRLAQPFRLLAHNGEINTIRGNRRWMQAREAVLRSPRVDLTDIGALVRQDGSDSESLDNALEVLLAGGLDMLTAMRVLVPPAYAAREDLDEDLTGFYEYYALHSEPWDGPAGLVMCDGHYAACTLDRNGLRPARWALSDDNHLIVASEAGLWDVPPSRVVAKGRLGPGQMLAVDFANHRLLHDADIDAINKSRAPFRDWLRAGVSYLESDLIDPSLAAEPLPATVLRRYQKLYGLSREERESVLKVLAETEAEATGAMGDDTPMAAMSRQVRPLFDRFREGFAQVTNPPIDPLRERLVMSLVTQFGREGNLFELSADNAKQILLNSPICSQRKLRQLLALPQFVNATVQIDLCYPPEEGLEAALRRFCREAEQGVRHGAGMVFITDRYPNRDTLPAHALLAVGAIHAHLIETGLRCQCNLLVETATARDAHQFACLIGFGATAIYPWLAYQSLFELGRDGHIKRGDGTPREIGRSYRRGIRKGLLKILSKMGISTIAGYRGAQLFEIVGLAPEVVALCFAGTPSRIGGAGFAELEHDARLLAAEAWNEAQPLRAGGIYKFVHGGEYHMYNPDVIDTLQAAVRSGAMDDYRRYAQHVDTRPPSALRDLLLPQAVGAAIPLGEVEPVEAILKRFDSAGMSLGALSPEAHEALAIAMNRLGGRSNSGEGGEDPARYGTERTSKIKQVSSGRFGVTAEYLINAEVLQIKIAQGAKPGEGGQLPGHKVDATIARLRYAKPGIGLISPPPHHDIYSIEDLAQLIHDLKEVNPTALISVKLVSHAGVGTVAAGVVKAGADLITISGHDGGTGASPLTSIKYAGTPWELGVAEAQQTLRRNGLRGRVRLQADGGLKTGLDVIKAALLGAESFGFGTGPMVALGCKYLRICHLNNCATGIATQNETLRQDHFIGLPEMVMNYFRFVAEDVREHLARLGVRSLGELVGRSDLLTQAEGSTPVQRQLDLSRLIASDGLSVEVDSACTLPRNPMRDEAALATRIAHDAAPLVELGSGGTFRYAIANTDRAIGARLSGDVARRWGDHGMPEPITLQLEGSAGQSLGAWNAGGVQIELTGEANDGVGKGMAGGRIVVRPSPESPFASQDASILGNTCLYGATGGELFAAGRAGERFGVRNSGALAVIEGAGDHCCEYMTGGVVAVLGACGLNFGAGMTGGFAYVLDLERNFVDCYNHELVDIVRVTPEGMEHHMQHLRGLIARHAELTGSTWARHLLGDFRGLLQRFWLVKPKAASLAALADELRRAA; from the coding sequence ATGGCGGCACGCGGCTCGGCGACGTTGTACGACCCGGCTTTCGAACACGACAGCTGCGGCTTCGGCCTGGTTGCGCAGATCGACGGGCGCGCCAGTGCCACGCTGGTCGACACCGCGTTTGCCGCGCTGGCGAAACTCTCCCATCGCGGCGGCGTGAATGCCGACGGCATCAGCGGCGACGGTTGCGGCGTGCTGATCCATCGCCCGGCGGACTGGCTGCGCGCGCTGGCGGCAGCGGACGGCATCGTGCCGGGCGAGCGTTTCGCGGCGGGGCTGGTGTTCCTCGACCCGGCCGGTGGCGAGGCGGCCGTGATCGAGTTCGAGCGGCATCTGGCCGAGGCTGGTCTGGCCTTGGCCGGCTGGCGCGACGTGGCGATCGATACCGGGGCTTGCGGCCCGCTCGCCAGCGCCACCTGTCCGCGCGTGCGCCAGGTATTCGTGAATGCCGCGGCCGGGATGGACGATGGCGCGTTCGAGCGCGCGCTGTTCCGTGCGCGCCGGCGCGCCGAAACCGCGCTGGCCGCCGATCGGCAATTCTACGTGGTGAGCCTGTCCGCCCAGGTGATCGGCTACAAGGCGATGGCCGCGCCGGGCCGGCTGCGCGAGGTGTTCGCCGATCTGCGGCATCCGGCGCTGGCCAGCGACGCGGTGGTTTTCCACCAGCGCTTCTCCACCAACACCACGCCGCAGTGGCGGCTGGCGCAGCCGTTCAGGCTGCTGGCGCACAACGGCGAGATCAACACCATCCGCGGCAACCGGCGCTGGATGCAGGCGCGCGAGGCGGTACTGCGTTCGCCGCGGGTCGACCTTACCGACATCGGCGCGCTGGTGCGCCAGGACGGTTCGGATTCGGAAAGCCTCGACAACGCGCTGGAAGTGCTGCTGGCCGGCGGCCTCGACATGCTCACCGCGATGCGCGTGCTGGTGCCGCCGGCGTACGCGGCGCGCGAGGATCTGGACGAGGACCTCACCGGCTTCTACGAGTACTACGCGCTGCATAGCGAGCCGTGGGACGGGCCGGCCGGTCTGGTGATGTGCGACGGTCACTACGCGGCGTGCACGCTCGACCGCAACGGCCTGCGCCCGGCGCGCTGGGCGCTGTCGGACGACAACCACCTGATCGTCGCCTCCGAGGCCGGCCTGTGGGACGTGCCGCCATCGCGCGTGGTGGCGAAGGGCCGGCTCGGGCCCGGCCAGATGCTGGCGGTGGATTTCGCCAATCATCGCCTGCTGCACGACGCCGACATCGACGCGATCAACAAGAGCCGCGCACCGTTCCGCGACTGGCTGCGCGCCGGCGTCAGCTACCTCGAGTCGGACCTGATCGATCCCAGCCTCGCCGCCGAGCCGCTGCCGGCCACGGTGCTGCGCCGCTACCAGAAGCTGTATGGCTTGAGCCGCGAGGAACGCGAGAGCGTGCTGAAAGTGCTCGCCGAAACCGAGGCCGAAGCCACAGGCGCGATGGGCGACGACACCCCGATGGCGGCGATGTCGCGCCAGGTGCGGCCGCTGTTCGACCGCTTCCGCGAAGGCTTCGCCCAGGTCACCAACCCGCCGATCGACCCGCTGCGCGAGCGGCTGGTGATGTCGCTGGTCACCCAGTTCGGCCGCGAAGGCAACCTGTTCGAGCTGTCGGCGGACAACGCGAAGCAGATTCTGCTGAACTCGCCGATCTGCTCGCAACGCAAGCTGCGCCAGCTGCTGGCGTTGCCGCAGTTCGTCAATGCCACCGTGCAGATCGACCTGTGCTACCCGCCCGAGGAAGGGCTGGAAGCGGCGCTGCGCCGGTTCTGCCGCGAGGCGGAGCAGGGCGTGCGCCACGGCGCCGGCATGGTCTTCATCACCGACCGTTATCCGAACCGGGACACGCTGCCGGCGCACGCGCTGCTGGCGGTGGGCGCGATTCACGCGCACCTGATCGAGACCGGCCTGCGCTGCCAGTGCAACCTGCTGGTGGAAACCGCCACCGCGCGCGACGCGCACCAGTTCGCCTGCCTGATCGGCTTCGGCGCCACCGCCATCTATCCGTGGCTGGCGTACCAGAGCCTGTTCGAGCTGGGCCGCGACGGTCACATCAAGCGTGGCGACGGCACCCCGCGCGAGATCGGCCGCAGCTACCGCCGCGGCATCCGCAAGGGCCTGCTGAAGATCCTGTCGAAGATGGGCATCTCCACCATCGCCGGCTATCGCGGTGCGCAGCTGTTCGAGATCGTGGGCCTGGCGCCCGAAGTGGTGGCGCTGTGCTTCGCCGGCACGCCGTCGCGGATCGGCGGCGCCGGCTTTGCCGAACTCGAGCACGACGCGCGCCTGCTCGCCGCCGAGGCCTGGAACGAGGCGCAGCCGCTGCGCGCCGGCGGCATCTACAAGTTCGTCCACGGCGGCGAGTACCACATGTACAACCCCGACGTGATCGACACGCTGCAGGCCGCCGTGCGCAGCGGCGCGATGGACGACTACCGGCGTTACGCGCAGCACGTCGATACGCGGCCACCATCCGCGCTGCGCGATCTGTTGCTGCCGCAGGCGGTCGGTGCCGCCATTCCGCTCGGCGAGGTCGAACCGGTCGAGGCCATCCTGAAGCGCTTCGATTCGGCCGGCATGTCGCTGGGCGCACTGTCGCCTGAAGCGCACGAAGCGCTGGCGATCGCGATGAACCGGCTCGGCGGCCGCAGCAACTCCGGCGAAGGAGGCGAAGACCCGGCGCGCTACGGCACCGAGAGGACCTCGAAGATCAAGCAGGTCTCGTCCGGCCGCTTCGGCGTCACCGCCGAATACCTGATCAACGCCGAGGTGCTGCAGATCAAGATCGCGCAGGGTGCGAAACCCGGCGAAGGCGGCCAGCTGCCCGGCCACAAGGTCGACGCCACCATCGCGCGGCTGCGCTACGCCAAGCCCGGCATCGGCCTGATCTCGCCGCCGCCGCACCACGACATCTACTCGATCGAGGACCTGGCGCAGCTGATCCACGACCTGAAGGAAGTGAACCCCACCGCGCTGATCTCGGTGAAGCTGGTCTCGCACGCCGGCGTGGGCACGGTCGCCGCCGGCGTGGTCAAGGCCGGTGCCGACCTGATCACCATCTCCGGCCACGACGGCGGCACCGGCGCCAGCCCGCTCACCTCGATCAAGTACGCCGGCACGCCGTGGGAACTGGGCGTGGCCGAGGCGCAGCAGACCCTGCGCCGCAACGGCCTGCGCGGCCGCGTGCGGCTGCAGGCCGACGGCGGCCTGAAGACCGGCCTCGACGTGATCAAGGCGGCGCTGCTCGGCGCCGAGAGTTTCGGTTTCGGCACCGGCCCGATGGTGGCGCTGGGCTGCAAGTACCTGCGCATCTGCCACCTCAACAACTGCGCCACCGGCATCGCCACGCAGAACGAGACGCTGCGCCAGGACCACTTCATCGGCCTGCCCGAGATGGTGATGAACTACTTCCGCTTCGTCGCCGAGGACGTGCGCGAACACCTGGCCAGGCTCGGCGTGCGCAGCCTCGGCGAACTGGTCGGCCGCAGCGACCTGTTGACCCAGGCCGAAGGCAGCACGCCGGTGCAGCGGCAGCTCGACCTGTCGCGGCTGATCGCCAGCGACGGTCTGAGTGTCGAGGTGGACAGCGCCTGCACGCTGCCGCGCAACCCGATGCGCGACGAGGCGGCGCTGGCCACGCGCATCGCCCACGATGCCGCGCCGCTGGTCGAGTTGGGCAGCGGCGGCACGTTCCGCTATGCGATCGCGAATACCGACCGCGCGATCGGCGCGCGCCTGTCCGGCGACGTGGCGCGACGCTGGGGCGACCACGGCATGCCCGAACCGATCACCCTGCAGCTGGAAGGCAGCGCCGGGCAGAGCCTCGGCGCGTGGAACGCCGGCGGCGTGCAGATCGAACTCACCGGCGAGGCGAACGACGGCGTCGGCAAGGGCATGGCCGGCGGGCGCATCGTCGTGCGGCCGTCGCCGGAATCGCCGTTCGCCAGCCAGGACGCCTCCATCCTCGGCAACACCTGCCTGTACGGCGCCACCGGCGGCGAGCTGTTCGCCGCGGGCCGGGCGGGCGAGCGCTTCGGCGTGCGCAACTCCGGCGCGCTGGCGGTGATCGAGGGCGCCGGCGACCACTGCTGCGAGTACATGACCGGCGGCGTGGTTGCCGTGCTCGGCGCGTGCGGCCTCAATTTCGGCGCGGGCATGACCGGCGGCTTCGCCTACGTGCTCGACCTCGAACGCAACTTCGTCGATTGCTACAACCACGAACTGGTCGACATCGTGCGCGTCACGCCCGAAGGCATGGAACACCACATGCAGCACCTGCGCGGACTGATCGCGCGCCACGCCGAACTCACCGGCAGCACCTGGGCGCGCCATCTGCTCGGCGATTTTCGCGGGTTGCTGCAGCGCTTCTGGCTGGTCAAGCCGAAGGCCGCGAGCCTCGCCGCGCTGGCCGACGAATTGCGGAGGGCGGCATGA
- a CDS encoding TonB-dependent receptor, translating into MKRTLVISLAGLALSPIAAALAQSAPPADAPQTRTAAQNSQATQNPPAPTGQNVQELQSVTVTGSAIPRVDLETPSPVTVITAAQIERSGLKTVNDVVRAISADNSGSIPTAFTAGFAAGSAGVALRGLTVNSTLVLIDGRRSANYPLADDGQRTFVDLNTIPVNAIERIDVLKDGASSLYGADAIAGVVNIILKHDFKGLQATADVGTSQKGGGTTRRATLLFGGGDLAKDGWNAYGSIEAQNDDRIWARDRGFPYNSTDLSRIGGSDATNGQPGFNAGSIYGMVRPAVPGPNGPGGMLTGTAVDGSLWQPLRPCGPDTTPVTNDLGSGCEQNFVSQYTDLQPKEKRLGAYGRLTIKVGDTSEAYVGASVYSNKTDVAGGPPQIRAGTPVNTRSLVLPATLPDGSDNPNNPFDQPALITYAFGGIKGGAKQDNDNTRLVGGIHGTMGEWNYDSALVFNHNSLTVDNYGFLNYNKLIQVVNDGSYNFLDPSQNSPQLLAELAPVLHKKSTTDLQSIDFHVSRPLMDLPGGSLGFATGVDVRHEEQHDPDLNPGLQAQGLGVAHTFGKRTVSGAYAELDAPFLESLEVDASGRFDHYSDFGNNFSPKIGFKWKPIESLAVRGTWSKGFRAPSFAENGSSESEGFATYTVPDDYAAAHGNNAYVRPYGLAYDTIGNPNIKPERSKSWTFGVVYQPIEQLSASLDYYDIKKTGVIGQQDTQAVLDAYFAGQPLPPNSAVIADVPDPEHPDLLPKPVVVMAPYVNQNSLQTKGVDLDLIGNFDLGAGTKLRSEFSATRIFEWNLTLQDGTVQRFVGTHGPYALSSGAGTPRDRASWSNSLSFGHATVTGTLYYTSGISMTAPDNGEGCISVDDNGDPFPPSCHVASFTTFDLTGSYDFNDHFALTASILNAFNREAPFDPSNYAGNNYNPTWAQAGMVGRFYTVGVKYKM; encoded by the coding sequence ATGAAACGCACGCTTGTCATTTCGCTGGCGGGCCTGGCCCTGTCCCCGATAGCTGCCGCCCTCGCGCAAAGCGCACCACCCGCCGACGCCCCGCAGACCCGGACCGCTGCGCAGAACTCGCAGGCTACGCAAAACCCGCCTGCGCCCACCGGCCAGAACGTGCAGGAATTGCAGTCCGTCACGGTGACCGGCTCGGCGATCCCGCGAGTCGACCTGGAGACGCCCTCGCCGGTCACCGTGATCACCGCCGCCCAGATCGAGCGCAGCGGCCTGAAGACCGTCAACGACGTGGTGCGCGCGATTTCCGCGGACAACAGCGGTTCGATTCCCACCGCCTTCACCGCCGGATTCGCCGCGGGTTCCGCCGGTGTCGCGCTGCGCGGCCTGACGGTGAACTCGACCCTGGTGCTGATCGATGGCCGCCGCTCGGCCAATTACCCGCTGGCGGACGACGGCCAGCGCACCTTCGTCGACCTCAACACGATCCCGGTGAACGCGATCGAGCGCATCGACGTGCTGAAAGACGGCGCCTCCTCGCTGTACGGCGCCGACGCGATCGCCGGCGTCGTCAACATCATCCTCAAGCACGACTTCAAGGGGCTGCAGGCCACCGCCGACGTCGGCACGTCGCAGAAGGGCGGCGGCACCACGCGCCGCGCCACCCTGCTGTTCGGCGGCGGCGATCTCGCGAAGGACGGCTGGAATGCCTATGGCAGCATCGAGGCGCAGAACGACGACCGCATCTGGGCGCGCGACCGCGGCTTTCCGTACAACTCCACCGATCTCAGCCGGATCGGCGGCAGCGACGCCACCAACGGCCAGCCCGGTTTCAACGCCGGCTCGATCTACGGCATGGTGCGGCCGGCCGTGCCCGGTCCGAACGGACCGGGCGGCATGCTGACCGGCACCGCGGTCGACGGCTCGCTGTGGCAGCCGCTGCGGCCCTGCGGTCCGGACACGACACCGGTGACCAATGACCTCGGCAGCGGTTGCGAGCAGAACTTCGTCAGCCAGTACACCGACCTGCAGCCGAAAGAGAAACGCCTCGGCGCCTACGGCCGCCTGACCATCAAGGTGGGCGACACCAGCGAGGCCTACGTGGGCGCCAGCGTGTACAGCAACAAGACCGACGTCGCCGGCGGTCCGCCGCAGATCCGCGCGGGCACGCCGGTCAATACGCGCTCGCTCGTGCTGCCGGCGACCTTGCCGGACGGCTCGGACAATCCGAACAATCCCTTCGACCAGCCGGCGCTGATCACCTATGCGTTCGGCGGCATCAAGGGCGGCGCGAAGCAGGACAACGACAATACGCGTCTGGTCGGCGGCATCCACGGCACCATGGGCGAGTGGAACTACGACAGCGCGCTGGTGTTCAACCACAACTCGCTTACCGTCGACAACTACGGCTTCCTCAACTACAACAAGCTGATCCAGGTCGTGAACGACGGCAGCTACAACTTCCTCGACCCGTCGCAGAACTCGCCGCAGCTGCTCGCCGAGCTGGCGCCGGTGCTGCACAAGAAATCGACCACCGACCTGCAGTCGATCGACTTCCACGTCTCGCGTCCCCTGATGGACCTGCCCGGCGGCTCGCTGGGCTTTGCCACCGGCGTCGACGTGCGCCACGAGGAGCAGCACGATCCTGATCTGAACCCGGGGCTGCAGGCCCAGGGCCTCGGCGTGGCGCATACCTTCGGCAAGCGCACCGTGTCCGGTGCCTACGCCGAGCTGGACGCGCCGTTCCTGGAATCGCTGGAAGTCGACGCCTCCGGCCGCTTCGACCACTACTCCGACTTCGGCAACAACTTCTCGCCGAAGATCGGCTTCAAGTGGAAGCCGATCGAATCGCTGGCGGTTCGCGGCACCTGGTCCAAGGGCTTCCGCGCGCCGAGCTTCGCCGAGAACGGCTCCAGCGAATCGGAGGGCTTCGCCACCTACACCGTGCCGGACGATTACGCCGCGGCGCACGGCAACAACGCCTATGTGCGGCCCTACGGGCTCGCCTACGACACCATCGGCAACCCGAACATCAAGCCGGAACGTTCGAAGAGCTGGACCTTCGGCGTGGTCTACCAGCCGATCGAGCAGCTCAGCGCCTCGCTGGACTACTACGACATCAAGAAGACCGGCGTGATCGGCCAGCAGGATACGCAGGCCGTTCTCGACGCCTACTTCGCCGGCCAGCCGCTGCCGCCGAACTCGGCCGTCATCGCCGACGTCCCCGATCCGGAGCATCCGGACCTGCTGCCGAAGCCGGTCGTGGTGATGGCGCCGTACGTCAACCAGAACTCGCTGCAGACCAAGGGCGTCGACCTTGACCTGATCGGCAATTTCGATCTCGGCGCAGGCACGAAGCTGCGCAGCGAGTTCAGCGCCACGCGCATCTTCGAGTGGAACCTGACCCTGCAGGACGGCACGGTGCAACGCTTCGTCGGCACGCACGGGCCGTACGCGCTGTCCTCGGGCGCGGGCACGCCGCGCGACCGCGCTTCCTGGTCGAACAGCCTCAGCTTCGGCCATGCCACGGTCACCGGCACGCTCTACTACACCAGCGGCATCTCGATGACCGCGCCGGACAATGGCGAGGGCTGCATCTCGGTGGACGACAACGGCGACCCGTTCCCGCCGAGCTGCCATGTGGCGTCGTTCACCACGTTCGACCTGACCGGAAGCTACGACTTCAACGACCACTTCGCGCTGACCGCATCGATCCTGAATGCCTTCAATCGCGAGGCGCCGTTCGACCCGAGCAACTACGCAGGCAACAACTACAACCCGACCTGGGCGCAGGCCGGCATGGTCGGCCGGTTCTACACGGTGGGCGTGAAGTACAAGATGTAA
- a CDS encoding peptidoglycan DD-metalloendopeptidase family protein — MPKPARFAARPVRCLIFAALLGCLAITPLQARQDSKSEQAEAKQKLAELRHKMEALAKEQADTAARRDSVNAELAKQANALAGAARAVRQTDAELAAKQQQLDQLQQQRTALKQTLDSQRAAIADLLRATYALGHGSDLRLLLGDEDVARIARALVYSKYFQQDRVQRVQRLMADLAKLQELEDAITAEQQALQATRTQREQQAAALAKQRAAQQKLAAETDARYKDQAQRLAALKQNAQSLNNLLAKLQKAIDEAATRAAAERAAAIRKHPGRKPPPPIEVGGASANIRGNLPWPASGVVNSYGNGVLIKASGGSEIHAVARGRVIYAGFLRGYGMLLILNHGNGWMSMYGNNETLLHDVGDQVEAGQAIGTASPPTGANTGVYFELRRNNQPVDPRSWLSQRR, encoded by the coding sequence ATGCCCAAACCCGCCCGCTTCGCCGCCCGCCCCGTCCGCTGCCTGATATTCGCCGCACTGCTGGGCTGTCTGGCCATCACGCCGCTGCAGGCACGCCAGGACAGCAAGAGCGAACAGGCCGAGGCGAAGCAGAAGCTGGCCGAACTGCGCCACAAGATGGAGGCGCTCGCAAAGGAGCAGGCCGACACCGCGGCCCGGCGCGACAGCGTCAACGCCGAACTGGCCAAGCAGGCCAATGCGCTGGCCGGTGCGGCGCGTGCGGTACGCCAGACCGATGCCGAGCTGGCTGCCAAGCAGCAGCAGCTGGATCAACTGCAGCAACAGCGCACCGCGCTGAAGCAGACGCTGGACAGCCAGCGCGCCGCGATCGCCGACCTGCTGCGCGCCACCTATGCGCTCGGCCACGGCTCGGACCTGCGCCTGCTGCTGGGCGACGAGGACGTGGCGCGCATCGCGCGCGCGCTGGTCTACTCGAAGTACTTCCAGCAGGACCGCGTGCAGCGCGTGCAGCGATTGATGGCCGACCTGGCCAAACTGCAGGAACTGGAAGATGCGATCACCGCCGAACAGCAGGCTCTGCAGGCGACCCGGACCCAGCGCGAGCAGCAGGCGGCCGCGCTGGCCAAACAGCGCGCCGCGCAGCAGAAGCTGGCCGCCGAGACCGACGCCCGGTACAAGGACCAGGCGCAGCGGCTGGCCGCGCTGAAGCAGAACGCGCAATCGCTCAACAACCTGCTCGCCAAGCTGCAGAAGGCGATCGACGAAGCCGCCACCCGCGCCGCCGCCGAACGTGCCGCGGCCATCAGGAAGCACCCCGGGCGCAAGCCGCCACCGCCGATCGAGGTCGGCGGCGCCAGCGCCAACATCCGCGGCAACCTGCCGTGGCCGGCCAGCGGCGTGGTCAACAGCTACGGCAACGGCGTGCTGATCAAGGCCAGCGGCGGCAGCGAGATCCACGCGGTGGCGCGCGGCCGGGTGATCTACGCCGGCTTCCTGCGCGGCTACGGCATGCTGCTGATCCTCAACCACGGCAACGGCTGGATGAGCATGTACGGCAACAACGAAACCCTGCTGCACGACGTCGGCGACCAGGTCGAGGCAGGCCAGGCGATCGGCACCGCCAGCCCGCCCACCGGCGCCAACACCGGCGTCTATTTCGAGCTGCGCCGGAACAACCAGCCGGTCGATCCGCGCAGCTGGCTGAGCCAGCGCCGTTGA